The Lepidochelys kempii isolate rLepKem1 chromosome 20, rLepKem1.hap2, whole genome shotgun sequence sequence TGTTGTCCCCATTTTCACAGGGAAGTCAACTAAGTCACAGGGTAAGCAAGGTATATGCCCAAGTGTTACCAGGCGTGCCAGAGCTACAGAGCCCATTGTGTACTCAGCATTCCCTTCCATGGCAGCTGAATCCAGGCCAGGATTTAGAATGGCCCCatatagaatcattgaatatcagggttggaagggacctcaggaggtccactgctcaaagtgggaccaatccccaatttttgccccagatcccattggccccctcaaggattgaactcacaaccctgggtttagcaggccaatgctcaaaccactgagctatccctccccccatcttggCACTAACCAGAGGGAACCTCAGGGTcagtctgtgtccagcagcctcaataAAAGAGCCAGTCTAGTCATTATAGCTGTGTCCTGCCTCCCATCCCCACATGCTTGAGCCCATTCCCcgcccagagccagggctagaaccgaggagtcctggctcccagtcttctGCTGTAGCCACTAGACAGACTAGAAAACAACACAATAAAACGTTGCCAGTTTTCCCAAGAGCTTCCCCCAGCCCAAGCCCCTTTCTCCACATTTAGTTCCAGCAGATCCCCCCACATTGCCTAATGCACTGGGCAGCGCTCCACAGGGACACTGTCCTTTGAGTGCAGCCAGGATCTCACTGACCTTGGCGCTGCTGTCAGGTGAGCTTTGCTTTCATGCAGTGTCATCAGAGCTGTGTGTAAACACTTGGCGCTCTAACTTGGCTGGGCTCCAGGACAGGGCGCATTCAGACACCCACACCCCGCTCGCCAGCTTGGCCCTGATTAATCTCTCAGAAACAGGCCCTGATCCCACTGCTTAAAGCATGTGtgtttggaggtgggggggctgtCTCTGAAGGGTGCACCCCAAGGTCTGTCTTACAAAAGCTCTTGCTCCCAGATGATAgactcccacttttttcagaccaCTTGAAGCGCTGCTTGATCCCCTCTGAAGTCACTCCTGCATCTTAGAGAGCCACCAGGCAGCCTTTGGGCACTTTAGATCTGATGATTGAGTATCTAGCTAGGAAAGGTCATTGCCTTGCTGCCTGATCACTTTTGTTTCCTCTAGCCAGCGCTTATAcgtgcccatcaccataatacCTGGGTGCTTTACACTTATTAGCAGATTTTATCCTCACATACCCGTGGGGTATGATCCccatttacaggtggggaaactgaggcacagggtagacTATATGACTTTCCCTAGGTCACCCAGGACAAATGTGGATGAGGAAAGAATCTATCCCAGGTGTCCAGCCTGGTGCCCTACCCAGTGGACCATCCTTCCTAGTGCTTTCTCTGCCTCTCAAAAGAGCACTCAGTGCCATGGGTTTCAATGGCGCGAGACTGGACAGCCAGCATGTTTCTTTGCCAcctcatctgaggatctcaaagcacttcccaagCATTAGTGAATTAAACCTCacaatccacctcctccccccgaTGTCCCCATTGTGCGTTGGAGTTGTTATCCCTGTTtcccaggtggggaaactgaggcacagttagCTGAAGACACAGAGCCAAGTGACACAGCAAATCAGGAGTTCTGGATTCTGCTCCCTTGAGTCTGACCTGGGAACCACACTCCTGTATAAAGCCCAGAATCGAACATAGGGGTCTGGCACCCCCCAGGCTCCTGCTCCAAATAGGAGACCACACTCCTCctagagccaggaagagaacccagcagtcctgatGCCCAATCCCCATCCCTGACCACTATGCCACACTTCCCTCCTGCAACTGGGGCCAGGCCGGAGGAGTCCGGattcccagcccccacctgcttTAACCCACGAgaccccacccacctcccagagctggggacagaacccaggagtccggagtCCCCCGCTTTAACCCAcgagaccccacccccctcccggagctggggagagaacccaggagtccggagtCACAGCCCCCCTCGCTTTAACCCAcgagaccccacccccctcccggagctggggagagaacccaggagtccggagtccccgccccccccccgctttaacccaccagaccccacccccctcccggagctggggagagaacccaggagtccggagtCACAGCCCCCCCCGCTTTAACCCAcgagaccccacccccctcccggagctggggagagaacccaggagtccggagtCCCCCGCTTTAACCCACgaaaccccacccccctcccggagctggggagagaacccaggagtccggagtccccgcccccccccgctttaacccaccagaccccacccccctcccggagctggggagagaacccaggagtccggagtccccgccccccccgctttaacccaccagaccccacccccctcccggagctggggagagaacccaggagtccggagtccccgccccccccccgctttaacccaccagaccccacccccctcccggagctggggagagaacccaggagtccggagtCCCCCGCtttaacccaccagaccccacccccctcccggagctggggagagaacccaggagtccggagtCCCCGCCCTCACGTGTAGCGGGTCCCTGCTCCCGGCGGGGCCAGGTAcgaacctgcccctccccccacgcccgGGGCGGGGCCAGCGCCCCCCTCCCGCCAGCGCGGCCCGGGGGTGACGGACAGCGGGGCCAGCCAGTGCGGGCCGCCCCGGGCCGGCGCCAGCCAATGGGGGCCCGGCGGGCCGGGGACACCAGCGCTTCCAGGAAGCCGgcggggcacagctggggagctTGGGAGCGGAGCCGCCTGGTGCCAAGGTGATGGCGGCGGGGgggctttgtctgtctgtccgtccgtcccTCGCACACCGCTGTCCCCCTGTTCCTCTCCCCCATCCCGCTGTCTGTGCATCCCTCTtgcacacccctctgtctgtctgtccctccctctcccccctgcacaCCCCTCTGTCCCCTTGTCCCCCCGTCCCTCTGTCTGTACCTCCCTCTCCCCCGTGTATCCCCCtgcacacccctctgtctgtccACCCCGTCCGTTCCCCcgtccttccctccccccgcgcGTCCCTCCCACAGCTGTCAGTCTGTCCGTCCCTCTCCCTGTCTGTgtatccccccacacccctccgtCCCCCCGTCCCTCTTCCCTGTGTGTCCCGTCTGTCCCCTGtgcacacccctctgtctgtctgtccctccctcccctcgcATGTCCCCCCCTGCacagctgtctgtctgtccatccctccccccctgcaCACTGCTCTCTCCGTCCATCCCACTGTCCCTCTGTCTGTGCATCCCTCCTGCACACTCCTGTCTGTGCACATCCCTCTGTCTATCCGTCTCTCCCTATGTATCCCACCCCGCACATCCCCGTCAGTCTGTCTGTTCCTCCCAGCCGTGTATGCCCCTCTGCCTGTCCATCCCTGCTCCATGTGTGCCCCTCCTTGTGTCCTCCCCCACACAGCTGTCAGTCTCTCCGTCCCTCTGTGCATCCCCCCgcacacccctctgtctgtccTTCCCCCATGCATGCCCCTCTATATATCCCCATGCACACCCCTCTGTTTATCCGTCCCTCTGTTTGTGtatcctccccacacacagctgtcAGTCCATCCCCCTCTGCATCCACCCTGCACACCCTTCTGTCTGTCTATCCACCTCTGGCTTGCATACCCCAAATCTTATTCTCATCCGTTGTTGGTAGCTAGACTACTTCTGCTCTGGCTACAGACCTCTTGGGGGCCGCTTTCCCACTACCCCCTGAATTTTCGGTTGTGAGGCTTGGCTTCGGGTGTCGTAACTCTGTGGGTCCTCAATATGTTGCAGTCTGTATGGGTGACTGACCTTCTGCCTCCCCCATCAGCTCTTTGGCTGAGCTGCCAACCTtcatgagagagagagctggTCCCCTCTGGGCGGCAACACAGCTgtgtccagtgcttaatttgtgccagggctgagccctggcatctctgggcttggcagtttgtagccctggcacctctgagtttgctgcatcagttatgaatgtaaaaaaatggcTTGACGGTTTGTAGCCCAGCACCTCTgtcagcacaaattaagcactggctggcTGTCCTGTGCtgcagggcgtggggtggggtgtcCCTGAGCTGCTCCTGAACTTTGCTCCACCCTTGAGATCTCATCAGTTTTTAATCTAGCTGAGTCACTTTGTGCTGCCTGGCCTTGGACCCGGCTCTGCCTGGGAGGGTGGACTGGGACGGGCTGGGTCGGTTTCACTTTGCTCTGAATCGATTTGACTAGCCTGAGTTGTTGTTCTTTCTGTACAGATCTGTATGTGTATTTGTGTGTTGCGGGGGCGAGAGGGACGGTGTTGGAATGGGAACTGGGGCTGCATTAGGCTCATTTCTTGTAGCAAAGCATTGTCCCCTGATTGTGTCTTCTACACCAAACCCCCATCCCCCCTCCGCACACACACAATGCACCAGGTGCAGATACAGAGCTGAGGGCTGACGTATAATTGCCCCTCTCATGTGGGAGGGCTAAGGGTGGCTGGAGCGTCTGCTTTCCCATGCTCCTCCAAGGAATGGCGGTGGTGCCAAAGGAAGTCTGGAGTTAGTTTGACACTGAGGAGTCTGCATAGGGGACCCCTTCCCCCATCTCAATCCAGCTGTAAATTCTTGTTTCACGGCGACTGTTGCCGAGCAGTgtctggggagagaggaaaagaacaCCAGAGGTTTGAGTTTCAGATACTGCATGTGGCGGGTTTTCCTTGCCCAGAGCTGGTTGAACACTATTGGAGCTGTGGCCttgattgtaaggtctttggggcagggggctgtctgggggtggacagcacctagcgcaaaggggtggggaggggagctgatggCCTGAAGCAGAGATTAAGTGGAGTTTGCAGAGGGCGGTGGAGGAGCTTGGAGGGCATGTGGGGTGCAGTGTTGGGGGACGGCAGAGGAAGCCGGGGAGGTGATGGGGCTGAAGCAGTGGAAGcaggaagatgtgggggtgccTGTCAAGCAGCTCAGGGCGGGGGAGCTCTGAATTAACCCAGCGGCCTCTCCCGTGTAGGCGTCTCAGTGCCATTGTCTGTGAGGGGGTGTGCACTGGTGGGAGGGTTACATTGGCTCCGAGTCCCCAGAACCAGAGTCGGTGGAGCTTGGGCTGCATGCGTTGCTCCAAGCCACACCTGCTTGGCTAGATAGTTACGGCAGCTGCTTCCTCCTGTgatcctctttgttcctctgCTCATCTGCTTGGGTACACACGCTGCAGgaccagcaggagaggagactgggagggtgggggctggggactTCTCCTCCCAGGAGGGATGGAAAATCAGTCACCAGCCTGAGCTGCCTCTTGATGAGGACATGAGGCCTGGTGGCTAGAGCAttgggctggcagccaggagacctgggttttgcTCCTGGCTCTGCGAAGGTGGCTTAGGGCAAAGCACTGCCCCTCTCCGGTCACCTCTTCCATCCTTTGTCTAGTTAGACGGCAGGCTCTCTAGGGCAGGCCCTGATCTCTGTTAGGGATGCAAACAGCAAGCTGTCCCCGTCTGGTGTTCTCTTCTCCATGCTTCCCCTGTGAAACTTACTTGCTTTGCCTAACAGTGTGTCTTTCCCTCCAGGTGACAGGACACTTCTCCTCTCTAACCATGTGGAATCCCAACGCAGGTGAGGGACAACAGGAGTGATGGCAAGTCTGGCAGGTTTCTCAGCTGCTCCTCTGGCTTTCCCTCTGGTGCTCCCCTGTTCTTTGCCTCAGCAGGGGAAAGAAGGGATACGGGGCTCCCTCTTGCCTCTAAAGCGGCAGGTTCAAATCTAGCCCAGCTTGGGTGGTCCACGTGAAATGAGCTGGAGGTTTTGGTGGCAGGTTCTGTGGGACGCAGACACAGCATGTGCCCCATGCTAACTCTGCATCGGTCTTCCACTGCAGAGCACGAGAGGGAGATTCCCATGCCTGAGCTAGTCTTTTTTGGTGACAGAGCTGAGAAACTGTCCCATATAGTGGTGTCAACAGAGGACGTTATggaattaaacagtaataaatcaacAGGACCAgctgggattcacccaagagttctgaaggaactcaaatatgaaattgcagaactaccagTTGTACTATGTAacttattgcttaaatcagcctctgtacaaAGTGACTAGAGGGTAACTAatgtaactatttttttaaaaaggctccagaggcaatcctggtaattacaggctgGTGAGCCTAACTTCATAGTAGGCAGATTGTTTGGAActatagaaaagaacagaattgttAGACACATAGATAatcatgatatgttggggaagagttaaaGTGGCTTTTGTCAagaaaaatcatgcctcaccaatctattagaattctttgaggggatcaacaaataTGTGgccaagggtgatccagtggctgtagtgtacctggactttcagaaagcctttgataaggtccttcaccaaaggctcttaagcaaagtaggcagtcatgggataaaggGACAGatcctctcatagatcagtaactggttaaaagataggaaagaaaggggaggaataaatggtcagtttttactgtggggagaggtaaatagcagggtcccccaaggatctgtgctgggaccagtgctgttcaacgtattcataaatgatctggaaaaaggggtaaatagtgaagTGGCAAATTTGCAGACGATCCAAAATTACTCACAATAGGTAAGTTCaaaactgactgcaaagagttataaagggatctcacgaaactgggtgactgggcccATGAAATACAGTGGTggtaaatgcaaagcaatgcacgctggaaaacaaaaaaccccagttATACCTGCAAAGTGATGGGGTTTAAagtagctgctaccactcaagaaagcgaTCTGGAAGTCCTtgcagatagttctctgaaaacatctgctcaatgtgcagcagcagcagcaaaaaagccAGTTGAATATTAGGACCCATTAGGCAAGGGATacataatgagacagaaaatatcatattggcaTTATGATAAACCCGTGGTACACCCactcctggaatactgtgtgtaattctggtcaccccatctcaaaaccgATACATCAGAagtggaaaaagtacagagaagggcaacaaaaatgtttagggggatggaacagcttccatatgagaagagattcaAAAAACtaagatgactaaggagggatatgatagagggctataaagtcatgactggtgtggagaaagtgaatacggaagtgttatttatcccgtCCCATAACACacgaaccaggggtcactcaatgaaattactaggcagcaggtttaaaaatgaacaaaagaaagtactgcttcacacaacacacagtcagcctgtggaattcattgccgggggatgttgtgaaggccaaaagtataagtgggttcgAAAAAGAATGaaacgttcatggaggataggtccatggatggctattagccaagatggtcagggacgcgcCCCATGATCtgtgtgtccctagcctctgactgccagaagctaggactggatgacGGGGATAGATCACTGgctaaattgccctgttctgttcattccctctggagcacctgggattggccgctgacgacaggatactgggctagcagGACCAGTGGTCTGagccactatggccgttcttatggccGTACCCTACTAGTGGCGGAAATGTGTACAGAGGTTGGAGTCAGTTAAGCCAATGGCACtgttcctttagctcaagcaatTGCAGCTGGTGCTCTTAGATCCCCAGGACCTGGTCAATTACCCCTGCTGGCAACCCACTGGGGGGCATCACTGCAGTCCAGAGGGGGCAACTGCACCTGCAGGAACCGGGGActcccccccgtccccacccccaaagcagGGAGGCAAAGCTAGGGAGCAGCAGCCAAGCCTGTAACACTTGGTGTGGCTCCCCTGCACTGTCacaggaggggccgggggcgggggggggcagtgaggtgGGGAAGCCCCAGTGAtactgcagggtggggctgggagcagggcagaggggggGATATTGCTCCACAGGGTGTCTCTCTTCTCTTGCTGGCTGTGACACTGGTTTATTCTCCTTCCAGGACAGCCTGGTGCCTACCCCGGAGCAGCCTTCCCTCCCAACCCCATGTACCCACCTGGTTCCAATCCTGCCTACCCTCCTGCTGAGAACCCTGCCTTCCCCCCAGGCACAGTGCCCCCTGGCTCCTATCCCATCCCTCCAGCAGGGGTTCCAGGGCAGCCCGCATACCCCCCCGgccaccccattcaaccccctttccccagccagcagcctggcTGCCCTCTGGGTCCCTATCCACCACCTGCTCCTGGCATGCCCGGGGGGATGGGTATTAACCCCCTGATGCCTGGGACTGTCGCCATTGGGACCCAAGTGCTGGACAAGAAGGCAGCAAAGAAGATGAGGAAGAAGATGAAGAAGGCTCACAAGGTGCACAAGCCACACAAGGTGCACAAGCATGGAAAGGTCAGTGGGTGCGAGGTGGGCGGGGGCGCATTCTGGCACGGTGGTCAGAGGTGTTATCCAAAGTTGGGCCAGCTAggaagcttagggaggactaatgacccaccagagtttggcagaaagcagtacgtttattatactgatagctaagctcaaaagagcctcgcatactcacgctcccaggacaggcacagcgCTGGAGAGGTCAGGATCCTTCAAGGGAAGTGTCGCACAGCACAGCCATGGATGGTGCAATGAAGGTCAGTCTTCCcgaggcacgatggaatgcaacgCAGCGGCCCACTGGCCAGGCAGTCCCCAGGAAGGGCCTTCCCGGGAGGTACAAtcttgtgagtgcactcctgagcactggccccttccccttttaaggaccagctcctcatggcctgcgactagagatgacttggccacatctggttggtcacactccgcctcgggcagtgtccatgcattgggtgtATGATCCCTGCCTAAtcagagtcccagacaccttgtctacctgggagctcttctgatcttccagctgtttgagcagcccattcatcccacaagcattccaggagggcggggtgggggaaaggtattcaaagagggagaggagacaaaatggtgtggggggggagacagaCCTTTTGAGTAACAAGTTATACATAGCATACAGATCACAACAAGAGGTACatgctgggttgggggagggaaaggagaaggCTTGTGTGTTGGGGTTTTTCTCAGCACCTGTGCATGGGTCTCCCCTGCCCTCCATCTGTTCAGCAATTAGTGCTGTCACTGAACCATGCCAGGGAGGGCAGCTGGCTCGCTCAGGGCTTGGGACGGGGACGCTTCCCCCTCCTGGATGGTGGTTTGAGTGCATGAGtctggagtagggtgaccagatagcaactgaaAAAGcgggacagggtggggggt is a genomic window containing:
- the PRR13 gene encoding proline-rich protein 13; this encodes MWNPNAGQPGAYPGAAFPPNPMYPPGSNPAYPPAENPAFPPGTVPPGSYPIPPAGVPGQPAYPPGHPIQPPFPSQQPGCPLGPYPPPAPGMPGGMGINPLMPGTVAIGTQVLDKKAAKKMRKKMKKAHKVHKPHKVHKHGKHSSSSSSSSSSSSSD